One genomic window of Medicago truncatula cultivar Jemalong A17 chromosome 1, MtrunA17r5.0-ANR, whole genome shotgun sequence includes the following:
- the LOC11420813 gene encoding casein kinase 1-like protein 10, whose protein sequence is MMDHVIGGKFKLGRKIGGGSFGELYLGVNIQTGEEVALKLEPAKTKHPQLHYESKLYMLLQGGTGIPHLKWFGVEGDYNAMAIDLLGPSLEDLFNYCNRKFSLKTVLMLADQLLNRVEYMHSRGFLHRDIKPDNFLMGLGRKANQVYIIDYGLAKKFRDLHTHKHIPYRENKNLTGTARYASVNTHLGVEQSRRDDLESLGFVLMYFLRGSLPWQGLKAGNKKQKYDKISEKKMLTPVEVLCKSHPLEFTSYFHYCRSLRFEDKPDYSYLKRLFRDLFIREGYQFDYVFDWTILKYPQIGSSSRARPSGKPVINPGQSGERVERPSGGPEIRDRFSGAVQAFARRNGSGHGVHGDHSRHRSSDEPSSKDVQADSERPRSSSRHGSSSKRPVLSSSRPNSSGEPSESRSSRLLLSSSRLSTTQRTQPGLESKSSSFNNRASGARGGRDDTLRSFELLSLGTGKRK, encoded by the exons CGGTGGTGGGTCATTTGGAGAGCTTTACTTGG gtGTTAATATACAAACTGGAGAGGAAGTTGCTCTTAAATTG GAACCTGCAAAGACCAAACATCCTCAACTTCACTATGAGTCAAAATTGTACATGCTTCTTCAAGGGGGAA cGGGTATTCCCCATTTAAAATGGTTTGGAGTTGAGGGTGACTACAATGCCATGGCAATTGACCTCCTTGGACCAAGTCTGGAAGACTTGTTTAACTATTGCAATAGGAAATTCTCTCTAAAAACAGTTCTGATGCTTGCAGATCAGCTA CTAAACAGAGTTGAGTACATGCACTCCCGGGGTTTCCTTCACCGTGATATAAAGCCTGACAACTTTTTAATGGGTTTAGGCCGCAAAGCAAATCAG GTATACATAATTGATTATGGCCTTGCGAAAAAGTTCCGAGATCTTCACACACACAAGCATATACCATATAG GGAAAACAAAAACCTCACTGGAACTGCCCGGTATGCGAGTGTTAATACTCATCTAGGAGTTG AACAAAGCAGAAGAGATGATCTGGAATCGCTTGGTTTTGTCCTCATGTACTTTTTGAGAGGAAG TCTCCCTTGGCAAGGTTTGAAAGCTggcaataaaaaacaaaaatacgaCAAGATAAGTGAAAAGAAGATGCTTACTCCTGTAGAG GTTTTGTGCAAGTCACATCCGTTGGAATTTACATCATACTTCCATTACTGCCGATCGTTGCGGTTTGAAGATAAGCCTGATTATTCATATCTCAAGAGACTCTTTCGTGACCTATTCATCCGAGAAG GCTATCAGTTTGATTATGTGTTCGATTGGACTATATTGAAGTATCCACAAATTGGATCTAGTTCCAGAGCCCGG CCAAGTGGGAAACCAGTCATAAATCCAGGACAATCAGGAGAGAGAGTAGAACGGCCTTCAG GTGGACCAGAGATTCGGGATAGATTCTCGGGTGCAGTTCAGGCATTTGCAAGAAGGAATGGATCTGGCCATGGTGTGCATGGTGATCATTCCAGGCATAGATCTTCAGATGAGCCATCTTCTAAAGACGTG CAAGCTGATTCTGAGAGGCCACGTAGCTCTTCTCGTCATGGCAGTTCCTCCAAAAGACCTGTCTTATCAAGCAGCCGTCCAAACTCTTCTGGTGAACCGAGTGAAAGCCGCTCTAGCCGATTGCTCTTAAGCAGTAGCAGACTATCTACTACTCAGAGGACTCAACCAGGTCTTGAGtccaaatcatcatcatttaaTAATCGTGCTTCTGGGGCAAGAGGTGGTCGTGATGATACCCTCAGGAGCTTTGAACTCCTGTCACTTGGCACAGGAAAAAGGAAATGA